A stretch of DNA from Streptomyces venezuelae:
CCGGCAAGCAGGTCGTGGTCATGCTCGTGGCCGCCTGGGGCTTCTGGCAGTGGAACCGCGGCCGGCAGCAGGCCCAGGACGGCACCATCGCCGTCCGGTTCGCCAGCTGGACCGAACGCGGCCTGCTGGCCGGCGCCGCCGCCCTCGGCACCGTCGCCGTGGCCCTGCTGTTCACCGCCTACCCGTCGCTGTCCTGGGACCCCTGGCCGGACGCCTACATCTTCGTCGGCACCGTCGTCGCCATGTACGCCCAGTCGCGCGGTCTGGTCGAGTTCTGGTTCGCCTGGCTGCTGGTCGACCTCGTCGGCGTCCCCCTCAACTTCGCCAACGGCTACGCGTTCTCCGGCTTCGTCTACATCCTCTACGGCGCGCTCGTCCTGTGGGGCATGCGCGACTGGTGGCTCCGTTCCCGTACCCACACCGCCCAGGCCCTCGAAGGAGCAACGGCATGACCACCGACGAGTTCTTCGCGCTCGACCCCGTCGAGCAGGCCATCCGGGACATCGCGGCCGGTCGGCCGGTCGTCGTCGTGGACGACGAGGACCGCGAGAACGAGGGCGACCTCGTCATCGCCGCCGAGAAGGCCACCCCCGAGATCGTCGCCTTCATGATGAGCGAGTGCCGCGGCCTGATCTGCGCCCCGATGGAGAGCGACGAGCTGGAGCGCCTGGAGCTCCCGCAGATGGTCGGCAACAACACCGAGTCGATGAAGACCGCCTTCACCGTCTCCGTGGACGCCTCCGCCGCCCACGGGGTCAGCACCGGCATCTCCGCCGCCGACCGGGCCACCACCCTCCGGCTGCTCGCGAACGGCACCTCGGAGCCCTCCGACTTCGTCCGCCCCGGCCATGTCTTCCCGCTGCGCGCCAAGCCCGGCGGCGTCCTGACCCGCAACGGCCACACCGAGGCCGCCGTCGACCTGGCCCGCCTCGCGGGCCTGCGCCCGGCCGGCGCGATCGTCGAGATCGCCGGCGAGGACGGGGTCATGCTGCGGCTGCCCGAACTCATCCCGTTCGCCCGCAAGCACGGCCTGACGATCATCTCCATCGAGGACCTGATCGCCTACCGTCGCTCCGCCGAGCCCACCGTCCGCCGCGAGGCCGAGGTCAGCCTGCCGACCGCGTTCGGCGAGTTCACCGCGTACGGCTACCGCTCCACCGTGGACGGGGTCGAGCACATCGCCCTGGTCCACGGCGAGATCGGCGACGGCGAGGACATCGTCGTCCGCATGCACTCCGAATGCCTGACCGGCGACATCTTCCACTCCCTGCGCTGCGACTGCGGCCCCCAGCTGCACGCCTCCATGGAGCGGATCCGGCAGGCCGGCCGCGGCGTCGTGGTCTACCTCCGCGGACACGAGGGCCGGGGCATCGGCCTGGTCTCCAAGCTCCGCGCGTACGAACTCCAGGAGCGGGGCCGCGACACCCTCGACGCCAACCTCGAGCTCGGCCTGCCCGCCGACGCCCGTGACTACGGCGCCGGCGCCCAGATCCTCGCCGACCTGGGAGTCCACAGCGTCCGGCTGCTGACCAACAACCCCGACAAGGCCGCCGCCCTGATCCGGCACGGCATCGTGGTCGCCGAGCGCGAGGCCATGCCCGTCGAGGCGGGCGAGCACAATCTGCGGTACCTGCGCACCAAGCGGGACCGGATGGGGCACGACCTGCCCTGGCTGGACGCGGCCATGTCCGCGTCCACCTGCGGAAACCAGTAACCACACCGATCAGAGAAGTACCCGTACAACGCACCGAGGAGAGCTGTGAGCGGCAAGGGCGCACCCGAACTGAGCGTGAAGAACTGTGGCGACCTCCGGGTCGCGGTCATCGCGGCCCAGTGGCACGAGAAGGTCATGGACGGACTGGTGGACGGCGCCCTGCGCGCCCTCCACGAGCTCGGCATCGACGAGCCCACCGTGCTGCGGGTCCCGGGCAGCTTCGAGCTCCCGGTGGTGGCGAAGGTACTCGCCGGCCGCGGCTACGATGCCATCGTCGCCCTCGGCGTGGTCATCCGCGGCGGCACCCCCCACTTCGACTACGTGTGCCAGGGCGTCACCCAGGGCCTGGTGCAGGTATCGCTCGAGACCGGAGTCCCCGTCGGCTTCGGCGTTCTGACCTGCGACAACGAGGAGCAGGCACTGGACCGTGCCGGACTCGAAGGGTCGAACGAGGACAAGGGGCACGAAGCGGTCACCGCCGCCGTCTCCACCGCAATGACCCTGCGGACGGTCAGCGAACCCTGGCGCTAGCGGCGCGGGGAAACCCCGTATTCTGAGGACCATCATGGCGAACGAAACCTCCAAGACCTTCGAGGAGCTCTTCTCCGAGCTCCAGGCCAAGGCCGACGGCGACCCGAGCACCTCCCGCACCGCAGAGCTGGTCGGCAAGGGCGTCCATGCCATCGGCAAGAAGGTCGTGGAGGAGGCCGCAGAGGTCTGGATGGCCGCGGAGTACGAGGGCAAGGAAGCCGCCGCCGAGGAGATCTCGCAGCTGCTGTACCACGTCCAGGTGATGATGGTCGCCCGCGGGATCTCCCTCGACGACGTCTACAAGCACCTCTGAGCAGCCGGCCCCTCCCCTCCCTCCCCGCACCACCCGTCCGCTCCGCACAGCACCACCATTTACGCGAACAAAGGAACCGTCCTCATGCTGCGCATCGCCGTCCCCAACAAGGGTTCACTCTCCGGGCCTGCGTCGGAGATGCTCCATGAGGCCGGCTACCGGCAGCGCAAGGAATCCAAGGAACTCGTCACGGTCGACCCCGACAACGAGGTCGAGTTCTTCTACCTGCGCCCCAAGGACATCGCCATCTACGTGGCGTCCGGCAAGCTCGACATCGGCATCACCGGCCGTGACCTGCTCCTGGACTCCGGCGCCAACGCGGAGGAGATCCTCCCGCTGAACTTCGGGCGCTCCACCTTCCGCTATGCCACCAAGCCCGGCACCGCGAAGGGCCCCGAGGACTTCCAGGGGATGACGATCGCCACCTCGTACGAGGGGATCGTCGCCAAGCACCTCGCCGACCAGGGCATCGACGCCTCCGTCGTGCACCTGGACGGCGCGGTCGAGACCGCCATCCAGCTCGGCGTCGCCGAGATCATCGCGGACGTGGTGGAAACCGGCACCAGCCTGCGCAACGCCGGCCTGCACGTCATCGGCGAGCCCATCCTGAAGTCCGAGGCCGTGGTCATCCGCCGCAACGGCGCCGATGCCGACAACCCGCAGGTCCAGCAGTTCCTGCGGCGCCTCCAGGGCGTCCTGGTCGCCCGGACCTACGTGATGATGGACTACGACTGCCGCGCCGAGCACCTCGAGCGCGCCGTCGCCCTCACCCCGGGCCTGGAGTCCCCGACCGTCTCCCCGCTGCACAACGAGGGCTGGGTCGCCGTCCGCGCCATGGTCCCCGCCAAGGACGCCCAGCGGATCATGGACGACCTCTACGAGCTCGGCGCCCGCGCGATCCTGACCACCTCGATCCACGCCTGCCGCCTCTGATGAGCGCCGACCAGCCGCCCGTGCCGGCCACCCCCGCCACCCCCGCCACGCCCGTTCCGCCGGCCCTCCCGGCCCTGCCCGTCACCTTCCGGCCGACCCGTACCCGGGTGGTCCTGCTGGGCGTCGGCGCGGCCATGTTCGCGACCATCACCGTGGTAGCGCTGATGCTGGAGCGCCTCACCACCGGCGAGCGGATCAGCTTCGTCTTCGTGGCCGTACTGCTCAGCTCCGTCCTGGTGCTGCTGTCCCGCCCCAAGGTGGTCGCCGACGAATCCGGCGTCACCGTGGTCAACCTCACCACCACCCGCCGGCTGGAGTGGGCGGAGATCCTCCGCGTCAACCTCCGCCAGGGCGACCCCTGGGTGTTCCTGGACCTCAGCGACGGCACCAGCCTGCCCGCCCTGGGCATCCAGCCCGGCGTGGCCCGCAACCAGGCGATCGCCGACGCCCGGGCCCTGCGCGGCCTGGCCGAGACCCGCGGCACCGGCTCGCGCGAAAACTGAGCCCCCGTTGCGGGGACGATCTCACTGACTACTCTGGTGGCGGGGCGCCGCCGCGCGCCCTGCCCCCGGCCCCGGGACCCCGTGGCCCGCGGGCACCTGCGACTTGAGGAGTGACTCCCTCCAGCAATGGACGGATCGTCCGGTAGTACCCGCGCCGCCCTCTCTCCGGAGCCGGCGGCATCATGACCATCCCGCTACTCCTGCTCGGCGCCGCCTTCGTCCTGATCCTCGCCAACGGCTTCTTCGTGGCCGCCGAATTCGGCCTGGTCACCGTGGAGAAGCCGGAGGCCGAACGCGCCGCCGCCGATGGCGACCGCCGCGCCCGTACGGTGGTCAAGGCCCTGCGGGAGCTGTCCTTCCAGCTCTCCGGCACCCAGCTCGGCATCACCATCACCTCCCTCGTGGTCGGCATGCTGGCCCAGCCCGCGCTCGCCGCCCTGCTGTCCGCGCCGCTCACCGCGGCCGGCCTGCCCGCCGGGGCCGTGCCCTCCCTCGCCGTGGTCATCGGCATGCTGCTCGCCTCCGCCGTCCAGATGGTGGTCGGCGAGCTCGTCCCGAAGAACTGGGCGGTCTCCCGCCCGCTCCAGGTCGCCCGCTTCGTGGCCGGCCCGCAGCACCTCTTCTCCAGCGTCTTCCGCCCGGTCATCGCCGGCCTGAACGCCGTCGCGAACCGGCTCGTGCGGGCGCTGGGCGTGGAACCCGCCGAGGAGCTGGCCTCCGCCCGCACCCCCGGCGAACTCGTCTCCCTGGTCCGCCACTCGGCCCAGGCCGGCGCCCTCGAACAGGACACCGCCGACCTGTTCGTCCGTACCCTCTCGCTGGGCGAGCTCACGGCCCAGCACGTGATGACCCCGCGGGTGAAGGTCAGCGCCCTGCAGCAGACGGCCACCGCCGCCGACGTGCTGAACCTGACCCGGGCCACCGGCCTGTCCCGGTTCCCCGTCTACCGCGAGCGGATCGACGAGATCACCGGCGTGGTCCACCTCAAGGACGCCCTCGCCGTGTCCGAGCCGGAACGGGCCCGGACCGGTGTGGGCCTGATCGCCGTGCCGCCGCTGCTGGTCCCGGGCACCCTGCCCGTCCAGCCGCTGCTGGAACTGCTCCGCACCGAACAGCCGATGGCCGTGGTCGTCGACGAGTACGGGGGCACCGCCGGCGTGGTCACCCTGGAGGACATCGTCGAGGAACTCGTCGGCGAGGTCCGCGACGAACACGACCACGCCGAGGCCCGCCCCGAACTGGCCCCCGCCCCGGCCGAGGACGGCCGCCCGGCCTGGGAGGCCGACGGCAGCTGCCGCGTCCACACCCTCCGCCGGATAGGCCTGGAGGTCCCGGAAGGCCCGTACGAGACGGTCGCCGGCCTGGTCGCCGACCTGCTCGGCCGGATCCCCGCCCCCGGGGACCGGGCCGAACTGCCCGGCTGGAAGCTGTGCGTCCGCCAGGTCGGCCGCAACCGCGCGGAACGCGTCCGCCTGATCCCGGCCCCGGCCGTACCGGCGGCACTGGCACTGGCTGCCGCCCTGCCGGCCCCGCAGACCGCCGCCCATCTACCCCTTGACCGATCAGGCAACCGCTCCGAACTGGAAGGGGCCACCCGATGAGCGCGCTGCAACTGCTCTTCGCCCTCTTTCTGGTCCTGGCCAACGGCTTCTTCGTGGGCGCGGAATTCGCCCTGGTCTCGGTCCGCCGCAGCCAGATCGAACCCCTCGCCGCCGAGTCCAAGCGGGCCCGGCAGGTCCTGTACGGGCTGGAGAACCTGCCCCGCATGATGGCGGCGGCCCAGTTCGGCATCACGGTGTGCTCGCTCACCCTCGGCGCCGTCGCCGAGCCCACCGTGGCCCGGCTGCTGGAACCCGTCTTCCACGCCGCTCACGTCCCGGACGGCCTGATCCACCCGCTCGGCTACGCCGTCGCCCTGTCGGCGGTGGTCTTCCTGCACCTGGTCATCGGCGAGATGCTCCCCAAGAACCTCGCGATGGCCGCGCCCGAGCGGACGGCCCTGTGGTTCAGCCCCGGCCTGGTCGCCTTCGCGCGGCTCTGCGGGCCGGTCACCACCGCGCTCGGCGCCTGCGCGCACTGTGTGCTCCGCCTGTTCAAGGTGGAGCCGAAGGACGAGGTCGAGTCCGTCTACACCAGCGCCCAGCTGGGCCGGCTCGTCCAGGACTCCCGACTGGCGGGCCTGCTCGAACCGGTGGAACAGGAGCGCCTGGAAGACGCCCTGGAACTGGGCAGCCGCCCGGTCACCCATGTCCTGCTGCCGCGGGACCGCCTGGTCACGGTCCGCCCCTCGGCCACCCCGCACCAGATCGAGCAACTCACGGTCCGCACCGGCTACTCCCGCTTCCCGGTCCGCACGGACGCCGGCGCCTTCATGGGCTACGTCCACGTCAAGGACGTCCTCGACCTGGAGGACCGAGAACGAGCGGTACCGCAGCGGGCGTGGCGCCGCATGCCGACGCTGAGCGCGACGCTCCCGCTGGACGACGCGCTGACGGTCATGCGCAGGGACGCCACCCACCTGGCCCAGGTCGCCGACCCGACGGGCCGCATCCTGGGCCTGGTCGCCCTGGAGGACGTCCTGGAAATGCTGGTAGGCAAAGTCCACGACCCCGCCCACCGAGTCCCGGCGTAGCCGCCCCGGCCGGGGCGCGGGGCTCCGCCCCAGGGCCCGCGGGGCCGAGTCCCGGGCGGAGCCCCGGGAACCCGGTCGGGGGCCGCAGGCCCGGGTTCCCCGGCGTAGTTCGGGCCGCGGGCGACTCTCGGGGCTCCGCCCCAGGGCCCGCGGGCCTGGACGCGTGTCCGGCGCCGCAGGCCCCGGGTTCCGGGCGGGGCCCGGGGAACCAGGCGGGTGTGGGGCGCAGCCCTACGGGCGGGGTCGGGGCTCGCGGGGCCCCGGGTTCGGGCGGGGCCCGGGGAATCAGGCGGGTGTGGGGCGCAGCCCCACGAGCGGGGTCCGGGGCCGCAGGCCCCGGTTTCGGGAAGGGGCGGGGTGGGGCAATCCGCCGCGCAGCGGCCCAGTCCCGAAGCCCGGCCCCGCGTACTGGCCCGGCGTACCGGCCTGGCCCCGCGCAGCGGCCCGGCCTCGGGGCCCGGCCCCGCGTACGGCTCGGCCTCGCGCAGCGGCCTGGCCCGGCGTACCGGCTCGGCCCCGCGCAGCGGCCCGCCCGGCCCCCCGTACGGCGCGGCCCAGCGCTAAAGCCCCGGCTCCGACTGCGGTCCCCGCCCCGACAGGACCTCCCCGTACGCCTGCATCAAGTCCGGCAGCCGCAGCGTCGCCAGGTCCTCCCGCGATGGCGTTCCCCCGTACCCCGCCAACCGCAGATCCCGGTACGCACAGCTCTTCTCGTACAGCGTCCGCAGGAACCGCCCGTTGCCCAGCTCGTCGATCCAGCCCTGGTCCACCACGTGCCCGCTGATGCTCCGCAGCTCGTCCAGCGCCTCCTCGTCCCAGCGGTCCCCGTTCGACTCCGCCAGCACGCCCCCGATCGCCGTCAGCTCCAGCGGCCGGTAACTCGGGAAGTCCACCCGCGTGGTGAACCGCGAGGACAGCCCCGGGTTCGCGGCCAGCAGCCGGTCCATCCCCGCCGGATAGCCGGCCAGGATCACCACCAGGTGGTCCCGGTTGTCCTCCGCCCGCTTCAGCAGCACCTGCAACGCCTCGTCCCCGTACGCGTCGCCCTTGCTGTACCCCGAGTTCGACAGGCTGTACGCCTCGTCCACGAACAGCACCCCGCCGATCGCCGAATCGATCAGCTCGTTCGCCTTCACCGCGGTCTGGCCCAGGAACTCGCCCACCAGGTCCGCCCGCTGCGCCTCCACCAGATGGTCCCCGCCCAGCAGTCCCAGCGCGTAGAACACCCGCCCGAGGATCCGCGCCACCGTGGTCTTGCCCGTCCCGGACGGCCCCGAGAACACGAAGTGGCGTTTCGGCGGCTGCACCGGAAGGCCCTGCCCGGCCCGCAGCCGGGCCATGTGCAGCTGCGCCGAGAGCGCCTTGACCTGCCGCTTGACCGGTTCCAGGCCCACCATCCGCTCCAGCTCGGCCAGCGCCTCGGCGAGCAGCGCCGGGTCCGCCGGGCCGGGCGGCAGCCCGGCGGGCGCGGCCTGCGGCGGTACCGCGGCCTTCCGGCGTACGCCGTCCGTCCGGCCGCCCGGTCCCGGCGGCGGGACACCGGCCCCGGGCCCAGGCCCCGCAGCCGCCCCCGTCCCCGCGCCAGGCGGCGCCCCGGCGGACGGCCCGGCCGCCGGCCCCGCGAACCGCGGCTCCGCCGGCTCCCCGCCCAGTAACGGGTCCGGCTCCGCCAGGGTCGGCATCACCGCCGCGAAGTCACCGCCGACCGGCGACAGGTCGTACCCCTCCAGCCCGTCCGACTCGGCGGCGATGGCCGTCAACCGGGCCGCCGTGTCCATGAACGCCGGATCCACCCGGTGCACCGCCCGGTACAGCGGCAGCGCGGCGGCGCTGCGCCCCGTCCCCTCATGGGCCCGCGCCAGCCAGTACCGCAGCTCCTTGCGCTGCGGCTGCTCGCTGCGGCACCGCATCAGCGCCGCCGACAGCATCGGCTCCGCCTGCCCGTACATCTCCAGCCGGACCCGGGCCATCCCGCCGAACAGCCCCGCCTCGATGCCCAGCAGCGGATCGTCCACCAGCGGCTCGGTGTGCCGGACCAGCTGCTCCCAGTCCTTCACCAGATAGGCGCGGCAGGCGTGCAGGAACCGGACCTGGGCATCGGCGTCCACCGGTGGCAGGGCGGCGAGGGCCTGGTCCAGTTCGGGCACATGGCGGCCGTCCAGCCAGTGCGAGGCGTGCGCCAGCAGCAGATCGCGCCGGCTCTCCAGCACCGGCTGCACCCACCAGCCCAGCCAGTACCAGGAGTTGAGGGTCCGCCGGTGCCGGGCCCGCTGCTCCCCGAACCGGTCCCGGTGGGCGTACATCCGCAACAGCGCATGGGTGGTGTCCACCCGCAGCGCGTGCAGCCCCAGCCAGGCGTCCGCCATCGTGGGGTCGAGTCGTACGGCCGCCCGGAACTCCTCCTCGGCCTGCGGATAGGCGCCCATGGTGCAGGCGTCCACCCCGCGCAGCCAGGCGAGTTCGGCCGGGGCGTGCGCGCTGCCGCTGCCCTGCGTGCCGAAGTCCATCACGTCCCCCACAAGCCTGCCCCCGTGGTGCGCAGCAACCCCCGCATTGCACAGCCGAGTTGCCTCTGCGCCGATGAAATCAGGCTGGCATCGTACCTGCGGCCACGGACCTTACGCAGTGCGCCGGAGAGACGGATCCACCGGCGCCCCGACGGCATCAATGTCACACACAGTGAAGGGCGGGGGAGGGGGAGGAGCTGCGGAGGGCAGTACGAAGCCCCCGGTCACGGGGGAACAACCGGGGGCTTCGCGTCCGCAGTGGCCGTGTACGGCCACGCATTCAGAACGTAAGGCCGGTGCGGGCCCCAGGTCAAGCGGTGCCGGGCAGGCCGGCGCGAGCGGACCGGCCGGGCCGGTCAGGCCTGGGGGAGTTCGTCACCCTCGGTAACGGAACCGGGGGTTCCTGTCGTCCCACCCGCCCCGGAAGTCCACTCGTATCCCGTACCGCACTGGCGCACCAGGGTGTCGGCGAAGGGGCGTGAAGGATCGTCCGCGAAGTGCGCGAGCTCCGCGCGCTCCCAGCCGTCCCAGAAGAGGTCCAGTTCGCGCCCGTCCCGGTTCCGGCCGCGCCCCCAGGACAGCGTGCGCGGGGTTTCCATCCACAACAGCCGGGCCAGATGCGGGCGCAGCGCCCGCCGGCCCGCCCCCACGCCCTCCACCAGCAGCAGCGGAACGGGCTCCAGCACCCGCGCCGGGCCGAACCTGCGCTCCACCCAGTCGTACGGCGCCCAGTGCGCGGCCCGCCCCGTGGACAACGGCTCCAGCACCTGTCGGCGCAGCCGCTCCGTCCAGCCGAACAGCTCCTCGTGCGTGGCCACGTCGTCGAGGTGCAGCACGGGCACCCCGCCCAGCGCCTCGGCGAGCCGCTCCGCGAAGGTGCTCTTCCCGGACCCGGCGTGCCCGTCGATCCCGATCAGCCGCACCGGCCCCAGCGAGGGCGGCAGCACGGCGAGCTCCTGCGCGAGCCGGCGGAGCGGGTGAGAGGGCGGACGGAACTCTTCCACCCGCCCAAGCCTACGGGCGCGGGGGCCGGCCCCCGCGACCGGCGGCCCCCGCTACCGCCGGCCTCCGCTACCGCCGGCCCCGGCCGGCCCGGCGCCGGGGCGGCTGCGACACGCGCCCCGTACGCCCTGGCCCCGGGTGGCCCGACCTGGGAGGGTGGCGGGAGCTGCCGCCTCGACCGACCTGGGGGTCCCGCCCATGACCGAACTCACCCCGCGCCGGACCCTGCTGGCAGCCGCCCTCGCCGCAGCCGCCGCGGCGGGCGGCAGCCCCGCCGTCCAGTCCGCCTCGGCCGCCGCCCCCGGGAGCTCCGGCGCAGCCGCCGGCCCCACGGTGGACAACCGGTTCTGGTTCTCGTCCGCGGACTGGCAGGCCGGAACCCACCACGGCACCACCGCCGTCCCCGGCGCCCGCCCCGCCCTCGCCTTCGCCGCGCCCGCCGGCCGCACCGCGTACACCGACCCGCACACCGGCAGGCAGGGAACCTGGGAGTACGCGGCCTGGACCTCCCCGGTGCACCGGTCCGCCGTGCCCGCCACCGAGGTCATCGCCTCCTGGAACGCCCGCACCCCGGCCGGCAGCTGGCTCCAGACCGAACTCCGCGGCACCTACACCGACGGCACCGCCACCCCCTGGTACGTGATGGGCCGCTGGGCCTCCGGGGACGCCGACATCCGCCGCACCTCCGTCGACGGCCAGACCGACGGCCGCTCCACCGTATGGACCGACACCCTGGTCGTGGACGACCCGGCCAAGGGCCTGCGGCTGCGGGACTGGCAGCTCCGGCTGACCCTGTACCGCCGCCCCGGCGCCGACCTGCGCCCGGTGGTGTGGCTGGCCGGGGCGATGGCCTCCGATGTGCCCGACCGGTTCACCGTCCCCGCCTCCGGCCCCGGCCGGGCGGTGGCCGGCCACGGCCGGGAGCTGAAGGTGCCGCGGTACTCCCAGGAGACCCATGCCGGCCAGTACCCGGAGTACGACAACGGCGGCGAGGCCTGGTGCAGCCCCACCTCCTCCCAGATGGTCATCGAGTACTGGGGCCGGAAGGCCGCCCCGCAGGACCTGGCCTGGGTCCGGCCGGAGTACGCCGACCCGCAGGTCTGCCACGCGGCCCGGTCCACGTACGACCACGCCTACCGGGGCTGCGGGAACTGGCCCTTCAACGCCGCCTACGCAGCCACCTACCCGGACATGGCCGCCGTGGTGACCCGGCTGACCTGCCTCACCGACCTGGAGGCCCTGATCGCGGCCGGGATCCCGGTCATCACCTCCCAGTCCTTCCGCGAGGGCGAGCTGACCGGCGCCGGATACGGCACGGCGGGCCATCTGATGACGGTCGTCGGGTTCACCCCGGCCGGCGATGTGATCGCCAACGACCCGCACGCGCCGACCAACGCCGCCGTCCGCCGGGTCTACCGCCGCCGCGAGTGGGAGAACGTCTGGCTCCGGACCAAGCGGTACAACGCGTCGGGCAAGGCCGTCTCCGGCAGCGGCGGCGTCTGCTACCTCTACGTCCCCGCCCTTCCGGACCCCGGCCGGACGGCCGCACTGCGGGCGGTCGGAGTGCTCTGAAAACCCTGCATGACCTGCAAACAAACGGGCATAAGGTGGACATAAAGGGCAATCGAGTACGTCTCTAGGAGGCGGCCCGCCATGACCACCCATCCGAGAATTGAGCAGCACCCCGACCTCGCCGAGATGCGCACGCGGTTCGAGCGGGTGACGAGCACCCCCCGAGCCCAGGCCGTGGAGACACTGGCCCTCATCACCGGCCTGTACCTGGCGGCCTCGCCCTGGATCGCCGGGTTCAGCGGGCTCGGCCCGCTGGCCGTCAACAACCTGATCACGGGCCTCGCGTTCTGCGTCTGCATGAGCGGCCTGGGCTCCGCCTACGAGCGCACCCACGCGATGGCCTGGACGGCGGTCGCGCTGGGTGCCTGGACCATCATCGCCCCGTGGGTCATCGCGGGGGAGATGGACACCACCCGCAGCGTGGTCAGCAACGTGATCGCCGGTGGCGTGGCCCTGTGCCTCGGCCTCGCCATGGTGGCCATGGCGGGACGTGATCGAGACACCGTCTGACCTCGGGAAACACCGAAGGGCGGGGGTGTGGGCCCCGGCGGCAGTGACCAACGTCTCTACCGCCGGGGCCCCGGTCGCTGGCACATTGGAGGGACACCGGGGGGTGTCCGTTCACTGCCAGACGATCGTGAGAACACCCATGACTGCGAACACCGCCGCCCTCGCCCGCGCCCGCAAGCTGACCCGGACCGGCGGTCCGAAGGACGACTCCAAGTGGCTCGAGAACGTCCTCGGCTGGACCCTGGTGGTCGTCGTGGCCATGTTCGTCACCCAGG
This window harbors:
- a CDS encoding uridine kinase, with protein sequence MEEFRPPSHPLRRLAQELAVLPPSLGPVRLIGIDGHAGSGKSTFAERLAEALGGVPVLHLDDVATHEELFGWTERLRRQVLEPLSTGRAAHWAPYDWVERRFGPARVLEPVPLLLVEGVGAGRRALRPHLARLLWMETPRTLSWGRGRNRDGRELDLFWDGWERAELAHFADDPSRPFADTLVRQCGTGYEWTSGAGGTTGTPGSVTEGDELPQA
- a CDS encoding peptidase C39 family protein; translation: MTELTPRRTLLAAALAAAAAAGGSPAVQSASAAAPGSSGAAAGPTVDNRFWFSSADWQAGTHHGTTAVPGARPALAFAAPAGRTAYTDPHTGRQGTWEYAAWTSPVHRSAVPATEVIASWNARTPAGSWLQTELRGTYTDGTATPWYVMGRWASGDADIRRTSVDGQTDGRSTVWTDTLVVDDPAKGLRLRDWQLRLTLYRRPGADLRPVVWLAGAMASDVPDRFTVPASGPGRAVAGHGRELKVPRYSQETHAGQYPEYDNGGEAWCSPTSSQMVIEYWGRKAAPQDLAWVRPEYADPQVCHAARSTYDHAYRGCGNWPFNAAYAATYPDMAAVVTRLTCLTDLEALIAAGIPVITSQSFREGELTGAGYGTAGHLMTVVGFTPAGDVIANDPHAPTNAAVRRVYRRREWENVWLRTKRYNASGKAVSGSGGVCYLYVPALPDPGRTAALRAVGVL
- a CDS encoding SPW repeat protein, translated to MTTHPRIEQHPDLAEMRTRFERVTSTPRAQAVETLALITGLYLAASPWIAGFSGLGPLAVNNLITGLAFCVCMSGLGSAYERTHAMAWTAVALGAWTIIAPWVIAGEMDTTRSVVSNVIAGGVALCLGLAMVAMAGRDRDTV
- a CDS encoding SCO1431 family membrane protein; the encoded protein is MTANTAALARARKLTRTGGPKDDSKWLENVLGWTLVVVVAMFVTQVGWL